A genomic segment from Thermostichus lividus PCC 6715 encodes:
- a CDS encoding hemolysin family protein, whose amino-acid sequence MSAAGLEVLFVLLLIIANGVFAGAEIAVVSARKIRLEQLAKRGKRKAKVALKLANAPNSFLSAVQIGITLIGILSGAVGGATLAQRLEGALAPVPWLGQYSQPLSIAIVVTGITYLSLVIGELVPKRIAMTYPEVIACNIAKPMMWLTKLAAPIVHLLSVSTDGILQVLGISTTAEQTVTEDEIKVLIEQGAQAGLFEVAEQDMVARIFNLGDRPIQSMMTPRTDIVWLDIESPIEEIEAEILGTFHSRFPVAEETIDQCLGIISAKDFLAARLTQQEVNLKELLQPALFVPESRRALDVLELFRQSSQHMALITDEYGGIEGLVTLNDLIEAIVGSLRHEEGEEPQIIQREDGSWLLDGLLSAYELKELLRRETLPEEESANYHTLGGLIITLFGRIPQSGDYIETDGLRFEVVDMDGNRVDKVLVSELLGEDDPQDEQDHQD is encoded by the coding sequence ATGTCTGCCGCTGGCCTTGAAGTATTGTTCGTGCTGCTGCTCATCATTGCGAATGGCGTGTTTGCAGGGGCTGAAATTGCCGTTGTCTCCGCTCGTAAAATCCGTCTTGAACAGTTGGCAAAGCGCGGCAAACGCAAAGCTAAAGTTGCTCTGAAGCTGGCCAATGCGCCCAATAGTTTTCTCTCGGCAGTGCAAATTGGCATTACCCTCATTGGCATTCTCAGTGGTGCAGTGGGAGGGGCAACCCTTGCCCAGCGGTTAGAGGGGGCACTGGCTCCGGTGCCATGGCTGGGGCAGTACAGTCAGCCCTTGAGCATTGCCATTGTGGTAACGGGCATTACCTATCTTTCGTTGGTGATTGGCGAGCTAGTCCCCAAGCGCATTGCCATGACCTATCCCGAAGTGATTGCCTGTAACATTGCCAAGCCAATGATGTGGCTCACGAAATTGGCTGCCCCGATTGTCCATCTCCTGAGTGTATCTACCGACGGTATTCTGCAAGTGTTGGGAATTTCCACAACCGCAGAACAAACCGTCACCGAAGATGAAATTAAGGTGTTGATTGAGCAAGGCGCACAGGCGGGGTTGTTTGAAGTGGCGGAACAGGATATGGTGGCGCGCATTTTCAACCTCGGCGATCGCCCTATTCAATCCATGATGACCCCGCGCACCGATATTGTCTGGTTAGATATTGAGTCCCCGATTGAGGAAATTGAAGCAGAGATTCTGGGGACGTTTCACTCCCGCTTTCCAGTGGCCGAGGAAACGATTGACCAGTGCCTTGGTATTATTTCTGCAAAGGATTTCCTAGCGGCACGGCTCACCCAGCAGGAGGTGAACCTGAAGGAACTGTTGCAGCCTGCCCTGTTTGTGCCTGAAAGTCGTCGCGCGCTTGATGTCCTCGAGTTATTTCGCCAGTCTAGTCAGCACATGGCTCTGATCACCGATGAGTACGGCGGCATTGAGGGCCTAGTGACCCTGAATGACTTGATTGAAGCAATTGTCGGCAGCCTCCGCCATGAGGAAGGGGAAGAACCCCAGATTATTCAACGCGAAGATGGCTCGTGGTTGTTGGATGGCTTGCTCTCGGCCTATGAACTGAAGGAACTCCTGCGGCGAGAGACGTTGCCAGAAGAAGAGAGTGCTAATTACCACACCCTTGGGGGGTTGATTATTACCCTCTTTGGCCGTATCCCCCAATCTGGGGATTACATCGAAACCGATGGACTACGGTTTGAAGTGGTGGATATGGACGGCAACCGCGTTGATAAGGTGTTGGTGAGCGAACTGCTGGGGGAGGACGACCCACAGGATGAACAGGATCATCAGGATTAG
- a CDS encoding photosystem II S4 domain protein: MSAIAALVDTALKTWSVLHTPFLPPDELAAVLTDIGQRVDVHAQPWGGYPQAERCRLAIAPAELSLDDQRPPLALVRISGNFLFDPATYIDFESALEAAGVAADDYGDIILLGERGAQAIVNPDSLPLITTALKQVRTVPVTVDPCPWDQLAVAPPQTKHLTTVEASLRLDAVASAGFGLSRSKMSEWISSGMVRVNWHVVQHPRYAVKVNDLITIRGKGRLVIQGIQTTKKNRYRLEMERTR, from the coding sequence ATGTCGGCGATCGCGGCACTGGTTGATACAGCGCTTAAAACGTGGTCAGTCCTCCATACCCCCTTTCTGCCGCCGGATGAGCTAGCAGCGGTGCTGACTGACATCGGGCAGCGGGTCGATGTCCATGCTCAGCCCTGGGGTGGGTATCCCCAAGCAGAGCGCTGCCGGTTGGCGATCGCCCCTGCGGAGCTATCCCTAGACGATCAGCGTCCTCCCCTAGCCTTGGTGCGCATTAGCGGTAACTTTCTGTTTGACCCCGCCACCTATATCGATTTTGAGTCAGCCCTAGAGGCAGCGGGTGTAGCTGCTGATGACTACGGTGATATTATCCTTTTAGGAGAGCGAGGTGCGCAAGCAATTGTCAACCCCGACAGCCTTCCCTTAATCACTACCGCACTCAAGCAGGTTCGCACAGTGCCTGTAACCGTTGACCCCTGTCCTTGGGATCAATTGGCCGTTGCACCGCCGCAAACCAAGCATCTCACCACCGTCGAAGCTTCCCTGCGCCTCGATGCCGTTGCCTCAGCTGGATTTGGCCTCTCCCGCAGCAAAATGAGTGAATGGATTAGCAGTGGTATGGTGCGCGTCAACTGGCACGTTGTGCAGCACCCCCGGTATGCCGTCAAAGTGAACGACCTCATCACTATTCGAGGTAAAGGCAGACTCGTGATCCAAGGGATTCAAACCACAAAGAAAAATCGCTATCGTCTTGAAATGGAGCGCACCCGTTGA
- the rpmI gene encoding 50S ribosomal protein L35 — translation MPKLKTRRSAAKRFRATGSGKFIRRKANKNHLLEHKGSDRKNRLSQKALVDERDFERVSLMLPYA, via the coding sequence ATGCCAAAGCTGAAAACTCGTCGTTCTGCCGCCAAGCGTTTTCGAGCTACCGGCAGTGGCAAATTTATCCGCCGCAAGGCCAATAAAAATCATTTACTTGAGCACAAGGGGAGCGATCGCAAAAATCGCCTCTCCCAAAAAGCGCTGGTGGACGAACGGGACTTTGAGCGGGTCTCGTTGATGTTGCCCTACGCTTAA
- the rplT gene encoding 50S ribosomal protein L20, giving the protein MARVKRGNVARKRRKKILKLAKGYRAGHSKLFRTANQVVMKALCNAYRDRRRRKRDFRRLWIARINAAARQHSMSYSQLIGALKKADIQLNRKMLAQLAVLDADAFATVISTARSTSTP; this is encoded by the coding sequence ATGGCAAGGGTTAAACGGGGTAACGTTGCCCGCAAACGGCGTAAAAAAATTCTCAAGCTAGCCAAAGGTTACCGAGCTGGCCACTCCAAATTATTCCGCACCGCTAATCAGGTGGTAATGAAGGCGCTGTGCAACGCCTATCGCGATCGCCGGCGGCGGAAACGGGACTTCCGGCGACTGTGGATCGCCCGCATTAATGCAGCGGCGCGGCAACACAGCATGAGCTACAGCCAACTCATTGGCGCCCTCAAAAAGGCCGATATTCAACTCAACCGCAAAATGCTGGCACAGCTTGCCGTGCTCGATGCCGATGCCTTTGCAACAGTGATTAGCACTGCCCGCTCCACTTCAACTCCTTGA
- the lgt gene encoding prolipoprotein diacylglyceryl transferase: MIATFQSPGAMLNLGVISLRWYGLLIAVAVFIGIWLSQRLARQRQLDPDVIADLAIWLVIGAIPAARLYYVAFNWAYYQEHLDQVVQIWRGGIAIHGAILGGMAAMALFTYWRRLSFWQIGDVIVPSLILGQAIGRWGNFFNSEAFGAPTDLPWKLYIPAHHRPPGLLAEAYYHPTFLYESLWNLAVFALLLWLFGQPRYQKPGTLLLTYAIAYSLGRFWIEGLRLDSLMLGSLRIAQVVSLAWIALGVWGLFRLYSQGKTLPDWQSH, translated from the coding sequence ATGATTGCCACTTTTCAGTCCCCCGGTGCCATGCTGAATCTGGGGGTAATCTCCCTCCGTTGGTATGGCCTGCTGATTGCCGTTGCTGTTTTTATTGGTATTTGGCTCAGTCAGCGCCTCGCTCGGCAGCGGCAACTGGATCCCGATGTGATTGCCGATTTAGCCATTTGGTTGGTTATCGGTGCCATTCCAGCGGCGCGCCTTTACTACGTTGCGTTTAACTGGGCTTATTACCAAGAACACCTTGATCAAGTAGTTCAGATTTGGCGCGGTGGGATTGCCATTCACGGTGCCATCTTGGGGGGAATGGCAGCAATGGCCTTATTTACTTACTGGCGACGGCTCTCCTTCTGGCAAATAGGGGATGTCATTGTCCCCTCTTTGATTTTGGGGCAAGCCATTGGCCGCTGGGGCAATTTTTTTAACTCCGAAGCTTTTGGTGCCCCCACAGATTTACCGTGGAAACTGTACATTCCTGCCCACCACCGCCCGCCGGGGTTACTGGCAGAGGCCTATTACCATCCGACGTTTCTCTACGAATCCCTCTGGAACCTAGCGGTATTTGCCCTGCTGCTGTGGTTGTTTGGCCAGCCCCGCTACCAAAAGCCAGGCACGCTGCTGCTGACCTACGCTATTGCCTACAGCCTTGGTCGCTTTTGGATTGAAGGCTTACGCTTAGATAGCCTGATGCTGGGGTCGCTGCGCATTGCTCAAGTGGTCAGTTTGGCGTGGATTGCCCTAGGTGTGTGGGGGTTATTTCGTCTCTACAGCCAAGGAAAAACCTTGCCGGACTGGCAGTCGCATTAG
- a CDS encoding chromophore lyase CpcT/CpeT — MSHATDVLTLGRWMAADFSNQAQAFENPPFYAHIRVCMRPLPRGVLEGIGLYVEQAYDYLLGVPYRTRVLELLPARDHIVIKNYVLKDEKRFFGAARDRQRLAQLSADDLELLCGCNMLTYWTGHSFRGEVEPGKACKVVRKGRDTYLDSTFEIDGDRFISHDRGRDPNTDEHVWGSVAGPFHFVRWQSFAEEVVA; from the coding sequence ATGAGCCACGCCACCGATGTGTTAACCCTTGGCCGTTGGATGGCCGCTGATTTTAGCAATCAAGCCCAAGCCTTTGAAAATCCGCCTTTTTATGCCCATATTCGCGTGTGTATGCGACCGTTGCCTAGGGGCGTGCTAGAGGGGATTGGGCTGTACGTTGAGCAAGCCTACGACTATCTGCTGGGGGTGCCCTACCGCACGCGAGTCTTGGAACTTTTGCCCGCTAGGGATCACATTGTCATTAAAAACTATGTGCTTAAGGACGAGAAGCGCTTTTTCGGCGCCGCCCGCGATCGCCAACGCTTAGCGCAATTAAGCGCCGATGACCTAGAGTTGCTGTGCGGTTGTAATATGCTCACCTACTGGACTGGGCATAGCTTCCGTGGGGAAGTAGAACCCGGTAAGGCCTGTAAAGTGGTGCGCAAAGGCCGCGATACCTATCTGGATAGTACGTTTGAAATTGATGGCGATCGCTTTATCAGCCATGATCGCGGTCGGGATCCTAACACCGATGAACACGTTTGGGGGTCTGTAGCAGGTCCATTTCACTTTGTGCGTTGGCAAAGCTTTGCCGAGGAAGTAGTCGCCTAA
- a CDS encoding Rossmann-fold NAD(P)-binding domain-containing protein, with translation MAGASRGIGLAVAGHLVDQCDRLLAVSCTSAPVGEWVQVDLSNLAGIETVVDAIVDEVLDMLLYMDGT, from the coding sequence GTGGCGGGTGCAAGTCGCGGTATTGGACTTGCGGTTGCAGGCCATTTGGTGGATCAGTGCGATCGCCTATTGGCGGTGTCCTGCACTTCGGCTCCGGTAGGCGAATGGGTACAGGTAGATCTATCTAACTTGGCAGGCATAGAAACGGTGGTCGACGCGATCGTAGATGAAGTCTTAGATATGCTGTTGTATATGGACGGAACCTAG
- a CDS encoding four helix bundle protein: MKDIRERAFELAVRIVKVCQFLDEQLGVGGTLGKQLIRSGTSIGANLEEAQAGQSRADLISKNAIALKEARETHYWLRLFF, encoded by the coding sequence ATGAAGGATATACGGGAAAGGGCGTTTGAGCTTGCAGTGCGGATTGTAAAGGTCTGTCAGTTTTTGGATGAACAGCTAGGGGTGGGTGGAACGTTGGGTAAACAACTGATCCGGTCTGGTACTTCGATTGGTGCCAACCTAGAAGAAGCACAGGCAGGGCAAAGTAGAGCCGATTTGATTAGTAAAAATGCGATCGCCCTCAAAGAAGCCCGTGAAACTCACTACTGGCTCAGACTTTTTTTTTGA
- a CDS encoding DUF721 domain-containing protein — MAYSSLATLLDRLGQTSEWQQPQHFLRLLEQWPHIAGEIIAQQSFPVNLNAQGILTVAVASSTWAHHLTFLRSQLLAKIQHTLGIELQDIRFSHRYWSAPRPAPPATTTPLQRATTLPKLQNPAKTPQEAFQRWQQQVQQRSRSLGTCPVCQCPTPATELHSWGVCGLCYVRQRPV; from the coding sequence ATGGCTTACTCCTCTTTAGCCACTCTTCTCGATCGCCTAGGGCAGACAAGCGAATGGCAGCAGCCGCAGCATTTTTTGCGATTACTTGAGCAGTGGCCTCATATTGCTGGTGAAATAATTGCGCAACAGTCATTTCCGGTTAATCTGAACGCACAGGGAATCCTGACGGTGGCAGTAGCCAGCAGTACCTGGGCACACCACCTCACATTTTTGCGATCGCAACTCTTAGCCAAGATTCAGCACACCCTTGGCATTGAGCTTCAGGATATTCGCTTTTCCCATCGCTACTGGTCGGCGCCACGCCCTGCCCCCCCTGCAACCACTACTCCGTTGCAACGAGCCACTACCTTGCCAAAACTTCAGAATCCGGCCAAAACACCTCAAGAGGCGTTTCAGCGTTGGCAACAGCAAGTACAACAGCGATCGCGATCGCTCGGCACCTGCCCAGTGTGTCAGTGTCCCACCCCAGCCACTGAGTTACACTCTTGGGGAGTTTGCGGCCTGTGTTATGTTCGCCAGCGTCCGGTGTAA
- a CDS encoding iron uptake porin, translating to MSRKTSIFLAPTVAASLLVTGAGSLAQPQSFLNRGQGLTELEQFAPNSHRMGQVTSVSQLSDVQPTDWAYQALASLVEKYGCIAGYPDGSFRGNRAVTRFEMAAALNACLDVVSDRFATKEELATLQRLAEEFSTELATLRGRIDNVEGRIANLEATQFSTTTKLSVDAVMAFQAGGNTGSVFDPVTGTVLTGGGYNPTVISRVDINLNTSFRGTDQLTTTLQTGNGGLDAIAASGVGVGGFVNAGAVDYFGAGPALNFYRLYYSFQPTEHLTIGAGPLFYPSDIIDGNSYANDSFSDFSSGFFINNRLIVPFPVDGPGGAGGSIVWNPGGGSFTLRGVYVAATAGAPTNAIAAGIAGAPVNGGLFGDPYQGSIELEYARTFGANEQNNVAVRLQYTNSSTLNISQNAGGLNVELTLGRFGLFGRYGYSGVKLYGAGATILGLGPFAVDPGVFVIPAGGQVNTTAQTWMAGLAYRDLFTEGTLLAGAVGQPFINSLGSVPGINDSTQTNYELFFRYPLSDNIAVTPVFMAITNANNSSTNSPILQGLIRTTFSF from the coding sequence ATGAGTCGGAAGACATCAATTTTCTTAGCGCCTACTGTCGCAGCCAGTTTGCTGGTTACTGGGGCAGGTAGTCTTGCGCAACCCCAATCGTTCCTGAACCGTGGTCAAGGTCTTACAGAGCTAGAGCAGTTTGCCCCTAATAGCCACCGCATGGGACAAGTTACTTCAGTGTCGCAACTGTCCGATGTGCAACCCACCGATTGGGCGTATCAGGCACTAGCATCATTAGTGGAAAAATATGGCTGTATTGCCGGTTATCCCGATGGCAGCTTTCGCGGCAACCGCGCCGTGACCCGTTTTGAAATGGCTGCCGCCTTAAATGCCTGTTTAGATGTTGTGAGCGATCGCTTTGCCACCAAAGAAGAGCTAGCCACGCTACAGCGACTCGCCGAAGAATTTAGCACAGAGCTAGCCACGCTGCGGGGTCGCATAGATAACGTTGAGGGACGCATTGCCAACCTAGAAGCCACCCAATTTTCTACGACCACTAAACTATCGGTGGATGCGGTCATGGCCTTCCAAGCAGGGGGGAACACCGGTAGCGTCTTTGATCCTGTGACTGGAACCGTACTGACGGGGGGAGGGTATAACCCCACGGTTATTAGTCGGGTTGACATTAACCTGAATACCAGTTTTCGTGGCACTGATCAATTGACAACGACTCTACAAACTGGTAACGGCGGTCTAGATGCGATTGCTGCCAGTGGTGTGGGGGTTGGTGGCTTTGTTAATGCTGGTGCGGTTGACTATTTCGGTGCTGGCCCTGCTCTCAATTTTTACCGTCTCTACTATAGTTTTCAGCCCACGGAACATTTAACCATTGGGGCGGGCCCTCTCTTTTATCCCAGTGACATTATTGATGGCAATAGTTATGCAAATGATTCGTTCAGTGACTTTAGCTCCGGTTTCTTTATCAACAACCGTCTGATTGTTCCTTTTCCTGTGGATGGACCGGGTGGTGCAGGCGGCAGCATTGTCTGGAATCCTGGGGGAGGCTCCTTTACATTGCGCGGTGTTTACGTTGCAGCGACCGCTGGAGCACCCACGAATGCGATCGCCGCTGGAATTGCTGGTGCACCGGTGAACGGTGGGCTGTTTGGGGATCCTTACCAAGGCAGCATTGAGTTGGAGTACGCGCGCACCTTTGGCGCAAATGAGCAAAATAATGTTGCGGTGCGGTTACAGTACACGAACTCTTCTACCCTCAATATTTCCCAAAATGCAGGGGGGCTAAACGTCGAGTTAACCTTAGGCAGGTTTGGCCTGTTTGGTCGCTATGGCTACTCAGGGGTCAAGCTCTACGGCGCAGGGGCAACGATTTTGGGACTGGGCCCCTTTGCCGTCGATCCGGGGGTCTTTGTCATCCCAGCAGGTGGACAGGTAAATACAACCGCACAAACCTGGATGGCAGGGCTTGCCTATCGGGATCTATTCACAGAAGGTACCTTATTGGCTGGGGCAGTGGGTCAACCCTTTATTAACTCGCTTGGCTCAGTGCCGGGCATCAATGACTCAACCCAGACGAACTACGAACTTTTCTTCCGCTACCCCCTCAGTGATAACATTGCTGTCACGCCAGTGTTCATGGCGATCACGAATGCCAACAACAGTTCAACCAATAGCCCAATTTTGCAAGGGTTAATTCGCACTACGTTCAGTTTCTAA
- the hisH gene encoding imidazole glycerol phosphate synthase subunit HisH translates to MTSATIAIIDYDMGNLHSVAKALDVVGATPIVSDRAADILSADAVVLPGVGAFDPAMARLQERGLVTVIHEVIAKGMPFLGICLGLQVLFEYSEEGTAAGLGVFAGAVKRLQSEPNLTIPHMGWNQLTLKQSDAPLWQGLPPRPWVYFVHSYVVVPAAPQLVAATVQHGQQTVTAAIAHKNVVACQFHPEKSGAIGLKILENFVRFVQQSPPAPVAIATSAPSSEG, encoded by the coding sequence GTGACTTCTGCCACGATCGCTATTATTGACTATGACATGGGGAATCTCCATTCCGTGGCTAAAGCCCTTGATGTGGTTGGCGCTACGCCCATTGTCAGCGATCGCGCTGCTGACATCTTGAGTGCGGATGCTGTCGTTTTACCGGGAGTGGGTGCCTTTGATCCCGCAATGGCTCGTTTACAGGAACGGGGGCTAGTAACCGTTATCCATGAAGTCATTGCTAAGGGGATGCCTTTTTTAGGCATTTGTTTGGGGCTGCAAGTTTTGTTTGAGTATAGCGAAGAAGGTACAGCCGCAGGATTAGGCGTGTTTGCGGGTGCGGTGAAGCGGTTGCAGTCGGAACCCAACCTGACGATTCCTCACATGGGCTGGAATCAACTCACTCTGAAGCAATCGGATGCCCCCCTGTGGCAGGGGTTACCCCCCCGGCCGTGGGTTTACTTTGTTCACTCCTACGTTGTTGTGCCGGCCGCTCCACAATTGGTGGCCGCGACTGTCCAGCACGGTCAGCAAACGGTGACAGCAGCGATCGCCCACAAGAATGTAGTTGCCTGTCAATTCCACCCCGAAAAATCGGGTGCCATCGGTCTAAAAATACTGGAAAATTTTGTTCGCTTTGTACAGCAGTCTCCCCCTGCGCCGGTGGCGATCGCAACCTCAGCCCCATCCTCAGAGGGATAG
- a CDS encoding SAM hydrolase/SAM-dependent halogenase family protein: MNDALVTLLTDFGNTDVYVGVMKGTMLAVNPRVRWVDLSHQVPPQDCRTGGFQLLQALPYFPPQTVHLVVIDPGVGTLRRAIALKLGTGYCVGPDNGVFTHVLHRYPVEIAVELNRPQFWRHPNPSATFHGRDIFAPVAAHLAAGVPLLTLGTPLDPNSLMCLPQLDYQVTPEGVRGWVQAIDHFGNVITTLPAALLHGCQGVVEIAGHRVALVNTYGDRPPGSCLALVGSHGFIEVAVNGGSAEKVLGCRNGDTVCLL; this comes from the coding sequence ATGAATGACGCACTAGTAACGCTACTAACAGATTTCGGCAATACGGATGTCTATGTTGGGGTTATGAAGGGAACAATGCTGGCAGTGAATCCTCGGGTACGATGGGTGGATCTCAGCCATCAGGTGCCGCCTCAGGACTGCCGCACTGGTGGGTTTCAACTGTTGCAGGCACTGCCCTATTTTCCACCCCAAACGGTTCATCTGGTTGTTATTGATCCGGGGGTGGGCACGTTGCGGCGGGCGATCGCCCTCAAGCTAGGGACAGGATACTGCGTCGGCCCCGATAATGGAGTATTTACCCACGTTTTGCACCGCTACCCTGTTGAAATCGCGGTGGAGCTGAATCGCCCCCAGTTCTGGCGTCATCCCAACCCTAGTGCCACATTCCATGGCCGCGATATTTTTGCTCCCGTGGCAGCACATCTAGCAGCCGGTGTTCCTTTACTGACCCTAGGTACCCCCCTTGACCCCAACAGTCTCATGTGCTTACCCCAGCTTGACTATCAAGTGACCCCAGAGGGAGTGCGGGGCTGGGTACAGGCCATTGACCACTTTGGCAATGTCATTACCACCCTACCTGCAGCGCTACTCCATGGCTGCCAAGGGGTTGTTGAAATTGCCGGACACCGGGTTGCCTTGGTTAATACCTACGGCGATCGCCCTCCCGGTTCCTGCCTTGCATTGGTAGGCAGTCACGGTTTCATTGAAGTGGCGGTCAATGGTGGCAGTGCCGAAAAGGTTCTGGGTTGTCGGAATGGTGACACCGTTTGCTTGCTCTAG
- a CDS encoding vWA domain-containing protein: MTVELVARLSDAVVSAQQGAQRQLELTLTAQRQQQERAPLNLCLILDHSGSMAGEPLAMVKRAAQSLVDRLVAGDRLAVVAFDHHAKVLVPNQVVRDKETIKAKIATLEANGGTAIDHGMKLGLEQLAQGKQGTISQAFLLTDGENEHGDNKRCLDLAKLAAEYNITLNTLGFGVHWNQDVLEQIADAARGRLVFIEYAEQAIASFQSLFQHISTVDFTNAHVVLTLSNLAQLADFKPVTQVAPDTIELNYETHGTDQYTIRVGDLSATIKRTLLITLYTQPLPLGTHVIGAVQVRYDDPVRQQSGLLSERIPLTLEAVADHTPTVDPQVQQSIFTVEKYRKTQIAETKLQSGDTAGAATFLQSAARTALQMGDTEAAKVLQESATELQQQSALSESARKRTRMASKTVLSKSP, from the coding sequence ATGACGGTTGAACTGGTTGCCAGACTTAGCGATGCTGTTGTTTCGGCTCAGCAGGGCGCGCAACGCCAATTAGAGCTAACCTTGACGGCGCAGCGACAACAGCAGGAACGCGCCCCCCTCAATCTCTGCCTGATTTTGGATCACAGTGGCTCGATGGCGGGCGAACCCCTAGCAATGGTTAAACGGGCTGCTCAATCCTTAGTGGATCGTCTGGTGGCCGGCGATCGCCTCGCGGTGGTTGCCTTTGATCACCACGCGAAGGTGCTGGTGCCCAACCAAGTTGTGCGGGATAAAGAGACCATCAAAGCTAAAATTGCTACCCTCGAAGCCAATGGTGGTACGGCCATTGATCATGGAATGAAGTTGGGTTTAGAGCAACTGGCTCAGGGGAAACAGGGCACGATTTCCCAAGCATTTTTACTCACGGATGGCGAGAATGAGCACGGCGATAATAAGCGCTGTTTAGATTTAGCTAAACTGGCCGCAGAGTACAACATCACCCTGAACACCTTGGGGTTTGGGGTTCATTGGAATCAGGATGTTCTTGAGCAAATTGCCGATGCGGCTAGAGGTCGCCTGGTTTTTATTGAATACGCTGAACAGGCGATCGCCAGTTTCCAATCCCTCTTTCAGCACATTAGTACCGTGGACTTTACCAATGCCCATGTTGTGCTGACCCTGAGCAACCTCGCCCAACTGGCAGATTTCAAACCCGTGACCCAAGTCGCTCCCGACACGATTGAACTTAACTACGAAACCCACGGTACCGATCAGTACACGATTCGTGTGGGAGATCTATCGGCCACCATTAAGCGTACCCTCTTGATTACCCTCTATACCCAACCCCTACCGCTGGGTACCCACGTCATTGGGGCGGTTCAGGTACGCTACGACGATCCCGTGCGTCAGCAGTCTGGCCTACTATCTGAGCGGATTCCCCTTACCCTCGAGGCGGTAGCCGACCATACCCCAACGGTTGATCCTCAGGTGCAGCAAAGTATTTTTACGGTCGAGAAATACCGTAAAACCCAGATTGCAGAAACCAAATTACAGTCTGGTGACACCGCCGGTGCGGCCACGTTTTTGCAAAGTGCGGCTAGAACTGCCCTGCAAATGGGGGATACCGAGGCGGCAAAGGTGCTACAGGAATCGGCTACTGAACTACAGCAACAGTCTGCCCTGAGTGAGTCTGCTCGCAAGCGCACCCGTATGGCCTCGAAGACGGTCTTGAGCAAGTCTCCTTAA